One segment of Mycolicibacterium sp. YH-1 DNA contains the following:
- a CDS encoding MFS transporter → MVLLLTTSAFQAGLVVGLSAVPFLVLSLPVGGLVDRIPRRLVLITSSSVSMLARASIAASFWCGSSPPPSSIRSRSSTGARLCCSSSPNSAYYRSSCRERPAATSLAQTVERLAAILGPPLGTYLFFSSSAETPFAINAVSFAAITLAVLRIRSASRPLS, encoded by the coding sequence ATGGTGCTGCTGCTGACGACGTCAGCATTCCAAGCAGGCTTGGTGGTCGGCCTCTCAGCTGTGCCGTTCCTCGTGCTGAGCCTGCCCGTCGGGGGACTGGTCGACCGAATACCGCGACGCCTGGTGCTGATCACCTCCAGTAGCGTCTCAATGCTCGCGCGCGCCTCGATCGCCGCATCCTTCTGGTGCGGGTCCTCACCGCCACCTAGCTCTATACGGTCGCGTTCATCAACGGGTGCGCGCTTGTGCTGTTCCTCATCGCCCAACAGTGCGTACTACCGGTCATCGTGTCGAGAACGGCCCGCCGCCACGAGTCTGGCCCAAACCGTCGAACGGCTCGCCGCTATCCTCGGCCCACCGCTAGGGACGTACCTGTTCTTTTCATCCTCGGCGGAAACACCTTTCGCCATCAACGCGGTGTCCTTCGCGGCAATCACACTGGCGGTCCTACGGATCAGAAGCGCATCTCGGCCCCTTTCGTGA